In a single window of the Perca flavescens isolate YP-PL-M2 chromosome 18, PFLA_1.0, whole genome shotgun sequence genome:
- the ctsbb gene encoding cathepsin Bb codes for MHPLALFCVLVTVSVTWAWPHLPHASSSEMVDRINKANATWTAGQNFHNIDISYVKGLCGTILNGPKLPEVVHSTEGIKLPDSFDARQQWPKCPTIQQIRDQGSCGSCWAFGAAEAISDRLCIHSSGQISLEISAEDLLSCCDECGMGCFGGFPSAAWEFWAKKGLVTGGLYGSKVGCRPYSIAPCEHHVNGTRPPCQGEGETPKCVEQCIDGYSPSYQKDKHFGRRTYSVPSKQEQIMTELYKNGPVEAAFSVYADFLLYKAGVYQHMTGEMLGGHAIKILGWGEENGTPYWHAANSWNSDWGDKGFFKIKRGNDECGIESEVVAGIPLN; via the exons ATGCATCCACTGGCTCTCTTTTGTGTACTTGTGACTGTCTCTGTCACCTGGGCGTGGCCTCACCTCCCTCATGCCTCATCCTCAGAGATGGTCGACCGTATTAACAAGGCCAACGCCACCTGGACG GCCGGGCAGAACTTCCATAACATTGATATCAGCTATGTGAAGGGACTGTGTGGGACTATACTGAATGGACCCAAGCTGCCAGAGGT GGTTCACAGTACTGAAGGCATAAAGCTTCCGGACAGCTTTGACGCACGCCAGCAGTGGCCCAAATGTCCCACAATCCAACAGATCAGGGACCAGGGATCCTGTGGGTCCTGCTGG gcCTTTGGGGCAGCTGAGGCGATATCCGACAGGTTATGTATCCACAGCAGCGGTCAGATCTCTTTGGAGATCTCTGCTGAAGACCTACTGTCCTGCTGTGATGAATGTGGCATGGG CTGCTTTGGTGGTTTTCCCTCTGCTGCTTGGGAGTTCTGGGCAAAGAAAGGACTTGTGACAGGAGGCCTGTATGGCTCCAAAGTTG GCTGCCGACCCTACAGCATCGCTCCCTGTGAGCATCACGTGAATGGGACTCGTCCTCCGTGTCAGGGTGAAGGAGAGACTCCTAAGTGTGTGGAGCAGTGCATTGATGGATACTCACCGTCCTATCAGAAGGACAAACACTTTG GTAGACGCACATACAGTGTCCCGTCCAAACAGGAGCAGATCATGACCGAGCTGTACAAGAACGGGCCTGTGGAGGcagctttctctgtatatgCAGATTTTCTGCTGTACAAGGCTG GTGTGTACCAGCACATGACAGGGGAGATGCTGGGAGGTCATGCTATCAAGATCCTCGGCTGGGGAGAGGAGAATGGGACGCCCTACTGGCATGCTGCAAACTCCTGGAACAGTGATTGGGGAGATAAAG GTTTCTTCAAGATCAAACGTGGAAATGATGAGTGTGGTATTGAGTCGGAGGTGGTTGCAGGAATTCCACTCAACTAG